The Verrucomicrobiota bacterium nucleotide sequence CAGTTCCAGGACGGGTGGGTATCCGCCTCGTCCACCGTGGCCGCGAAGCTGTCCGTGTAGCCGTGGGCGCGCAAGAACGTCGGCGCGGCGAACCATGACATGCTGTTGAAGTCTCCGAGAATCACTGTCGGCATTTTGGGATCACAGCCGGACTTCCCGTCTGCTGCACCATGAATCCAGGCGATTTCGGCGGTGTGGATATCCTCGGCGCTGCGCAGCGCCTTGAGCAGATCAAACGGGCCGTGCGTATCGAGGACGTGCACGGGCTGCAAGTGCACGTTGACGAAGCGCATCGGCTGCCCAGCCATGTCAACCTCGACAAGCTGCACGCCGAACAGCCCGTGCTCGGGCGGCATGTAGTCGGCCTTCGTAATCGGGTGCTTCGAGATCAGGCCGAAGCCCTGCGCCGCGTACAGCCCCGGCCACCCATCGAACGTCATGTGCGGGTAGTCCGTGCCAAGCTGCTCGCGCAGGTACGCCTCAGACTTGTCGGCCATCTCCTGCAAGGCGACGACGTCGGCCTGCGATTCACCAATAGCCTTGACGACCAGGTCGAGGCGCTGGTTGGCGTAGTTGATGTTATAGGTCGCCACACGAACAGTAAGGGCCTGCGCCTCAGCTTCCTCCGACGTCTTCTTCGGAAACAGGCCGAGCCTGACCGCTACAGCCGCAGTGGCCACGAGAATCAACAGCCCGATCTGACGCAAGCGGCGCATGGTTTCTCCGAGATCAGGCCTTGCTCAGTTTCTCCAGGGCCGTCCTGATGCGGCGCACACAGATGTCTCGGCCGAGCACTTCCATCGTCTCAAACAGTGGCGGCGTCGCCGTGCTGCCCGTCAAGGCGACGCGCACAACCATGAAGAGCTTGCTTGCTTTCCAGTTGTAAGGTTCCTGCTCGGCGGTGGCGCGCATTCTAAGATCTAGAGCCGTGGCAGTGAACTCGTCATCCGGAACGGCGGGCAGCCACTTGAGCAACTCACCGAGCATTGTGGCTGCGCCGTCGAGTGTGTGGCCCTTCACCTTGAGCAGACTCGTGTCGTAGTCAACGTCCTCGAAAAAGAAGCGCATGTAGCCGGGCGCTTCCTCGAAGCGGTTGAGCCGGTCGCGTACGAGCGGGATCGTCTTACGCAGGATCTCGGGATCGGCCTCCGGCAGTTGCGTCCGCAGTTGACGCTCGAACTCCTCGTCGGGCAGGCGGCGGATGTACTGGCCGTTCAGGTCGTTGAGTTTCTTCATGTCGAAGCGCGCGCCCGACTTGTTTACCTTTTCGAGTGAGAACTCCGTCGTCAGTTGCTCGAGCGTCAGTTGCTCGCGATCGTCGCCGGGTGACCAGCCGAGCAGCGCGAGATAGTTGACCAGCGCTTCGGGCAAGTACCCGCGCTCGCGGAAGACGCGCACATAGGGCTCGAGGCCCTCGATAGTCTTGCGTTTGCTCATCTTCGATCCGTCAGGATTGAGGATGAGCGGCAGGTGCGCGTACACGGGCGGCTCGCAGCCGAGGGCGTGGAACAGCGCAAGGTGCTTCGGTGTGTTCGACAGATGGTCCTCGCCGCGAATGACGTGCGTGATCGCCATCTCCGCGTCGTCGACGACGTTGCTCAGGTGGAAGATGGGCGAGCCGTCCGGCTTGGCGATGACGAAGTCACCGATCTCGGTTCCCTTGACGGTCACTTCGCCTCGAATGAGGTCCGTGAACGTGAACGTCTCGTCAGGCATCTTGAAACGCACGGTGTGCAGTCTGCCCGCGGCCATATTCGACTCGATGACGTCGAGCGGCAGGTTGCGGCACGTACCGCCGTAGTGGACGGGTTCCTTGTCGGCGAGTTGACGCTGCCGCTCGGTTTCGAGTGCCTCGGCCGTGCAGAAGCAGCGGTAGGCGTGTCCGGCCTCGATGAGCCGCTCGATGGCGGCGCGGTGGCGGTCGGCGCGTTCGGACTGACGGTACGGCCCGTATGGGCCGCCCACATCCGGCCCCTCGTCCCAGTGCAGTCCAAGCCAATGGAGCGACTCGTACAATTCCTGCTCGAACGCGGCCGTTGAACGCTCTCGGTCCGTATCCTCGAGGCGAAAGATGAACGTCCCGCCGTGCCGCTTGGCGAACAGGTGGTCGAAGAGGGCCGTGCGTGCCGTGCCGAGGTGGCACGGCCCCGTCGGCGACGGAGCGATGCGTGTGCGTATCATTGGCTCAGTCATGGTCGTCTTCCAAGAGAACACCCGTGCAAGGCCTGCGACCTTGCACGGGTGATCATATCAGGTTCTGCCCATGTGTTGAAAGGTTGCGGTCTCGGCTCCTGACGGACCTAGTCGCCGCTGCCCGCTTGGACGGTCTCCTTGAGCTCCTCGGCGCCCGGGAGCGGGTCGAACGCCATTTCCGCCATCTGCTGGTAGAGCTGCCAGCGGCGGTTCGCGTCGTATTGGGCCAGCCCGAGCAGTTCCTCGGCCAGTTCCGGATTGGTCTTGGCGAGCATGCGGAACCGGTTCTGTGTATAGGCATACTGGCGATACTCGATTGACGGCGGCTTCGAGTCGATCTTGAGCGGCTTGTCGCCGACAAACGAGCGCCGCGGATCGTAGCGATACAGGATCCAGTGGCCGGAATCGACGGCACGTTTCTGGATGTCGCCCGCCTCGCCCATCTTGGCAATGCCATGCGCGATGCAGTGGCTGTAGGCGATAACGATGCTGGGCCCGTCGTACGACTCGGCTTCGAGGAACGCCTTGACGCACTGCGAGTCGCTGGCACCCATTGCGACGCTGGCGACGTAAACGTTGCCGTAGCTCATCGCCATGAGTCCAAGGTCCTTCTTGGCCGACGGCCGGCCCGAGGCGGCGAACTTCGCCACGGCGCCGCGCGGCGTCGCCTTCGACGCCTGTCCGCCGGTGTTCGAGTACACTTCGCTGTCGAGCACGAGCACGTTGATGTTGCGCCCACTCGCCAGCACGTGATCGAGTCCACCGTACCCGATGTCGTAGGCCCACCCGTCCCCGCCGACCGACCAGACGCTCTTCTTGACCAGGTAGTCGGCCACGCTTGCGAGCTGCTTGGCCTCGCTCGAGTCGTCGCCGGCGAGCTTTGTCTTGAGCTGGGCGACGCGCGCGCGCTGGACGGCGAGGCCCTCCTCTCCAGACTGATCGGCCTCGACGAGCGCCTTGGCGAGCTCCTCGCCGATACGGCCGGCAAGCTTGCCGACCAGCTCGCTGGCGTACTCGCTCAGCTTGTCGATCGTGAGCCGGAATCCGAATCCGAACTCGGCTGCGTCCTCGAACAATGAGTTCGACCACGCCGGCCCGTGGCCCGCCCGGTCAACGGTCCACGGCGTCGTGGGCAGGTTGCCGCCGTAGATCGAGGAGCAGCCGGTGGCGTTGGCGATCACTGCACGGTCGCCGAACAGCCGCGACAGCAGCGCCACGTATGGCGTCTCACCGCAGCCGGCGCACGCGCCGCTGAACTCGAAGAGGGGATGAAGCTGGGCGGCGCCCTTGACCGTGCTGGTCTTGAGTTGCGAGCGGTCGGCTTCGGGCAGCTCGAGGAAGAACGACCAGTTCTCACGTTCCTGCTCGCGCAACGGCGGCTGGGGCTCCATGTTGATCGCCTTGCGGCCCTCGACCTGCTTGTTCTTGGCCGGACAGGTAAAGACGCACGCGCCGCAGCCCGTGCAGTCCTCGGGCGCGACCTGGAGCGTGAACTTCTTGCCCGCGTTCTCCTTGCCGCGCGCGTCGGTCGACTTGAAGGCCCGCGGCG carries:
- a CDS encoding endonuclease/exonuclease/phosphatase family protein, with the translated sequence MRRLRQIGLLILVATAAVAVRLGLFPKKTSEEAEAQALTVRVATYNINYANQRLDLVVKAIGESQADVVALQEMADKSEAYLREQLGTDYPHMTFDGWPGLYAAQGFGLISKHPITKADYMPPEHGLFGVQLVEVDMAGQPMRFVNVHLQPVHVLDTHGPFDLLKALRSAEDIHTAEIAWIHGAADGKSGCDPKMPTVILGDFNSMSWFAAPTFLRAHGYTDSFAATVDEADTHPSWNWPTRYGQLRARIDYIFHDGAFATRASGIITNDSSDHFLVVSELELGANTD
- a CDS encoding glutamate--tRNA ligase; translated protein: MTEPMIRTRIAPSPTGPCHLGTARTALFDHLFAKRHGGTFIFRLEDTDRERSTAAFEQELYESLHWLGLHWDEGPDVGGPYGPYRQSERADRHRAAIERLIEAGHAYRCFCTAEALETERQRQLADKEPVHYGGTCRNLPLDVIESNMAAGRLHTVRFKMPDETFTFTDLIRGEVTVKGTEIGDFVIAKPDGSPIFHLSNVVDDAEMAITHVIRGEDHLSNTPKHLALFHALGCEPPVYAHLPLILNPDGSKMSKRKTIEGLEPYVRVFRERGYLPEALVNYLALLGWSPGDDREQLTLEQLTTEFSLEKVNKSGARFDMKKLNDLNGQYIRRLPDEEFERQLRTQLPEADPEILRKTIPLVRDRLNRFEEAPGYMRFFFEDVDYDTSLLKVKGHTLDGAATMLGELLKWLPAVPDDEFTATALDLRMRATAEQEPYNWKASKLFMVVRVALTGSTATPPLFETMEVLGRDICVRRIRTALEKLSKA